From a region of the Triticum aestivum cultivar Chinese Spring chromosome 7D, IWGSC CS RefSeq v2.1, whole genome shotgun sequence genome:
- the LOC123169108 gene encoding probable calcium-binding protein CML29 — protein sequence MATPARRASAQPQPLTVDFEALSYISRLVEAFQAFDSDSDGLVTAPELRGLLASLGLDKSEAEARDMLARADADRDGRLLSDAILDVMNAGELGLGALGALLQAAVPALESFAGPDELATVLGLMGTASAEDCAEIIACMDGDGDGDGAISVEEFKLMADLL from the exons ATGGCGACGCCGGCCCGCCGGGCGTCGGCGCAGCCGCAGCCGCTGACGGTGGACTTCGAGGCGCTGAGCTACATCAGCAGGCTCGTGGAGGCGTTCCAGGCGTTCGACTCGGACAGCGACGGCCTCGTCACGGCCCCCGAGCTCCGGGGCCTCCTGGCCTCCCTGGGCCTGGACAAGTCGGAGGCCGAGGCGCGGGACATGCTGGCGCGCGCCGACGCCGACCGTGACGGCCGGCTCT TGTCAGATGCCATTTTAGACGTGATGAACGCCGGCGAGCTCGGCCTGGGCGCGCTCGGCGCGCTGCTGCAGGCCGCCGTCCCGGCGCTGGAGTCCTTCGCGGGCCCCGACGAGCTCGCCACGGTGCTGGGGCTCATGGGCACCGCCAGCGCCGAGGACTGCGCGGAGATCATCGCGTGCatggacggggacggggacggcgacggcgccATCAGCGTCGAGGAGTTCAAGCTCATGGCTGACCTGCTCTAG